The following proteins are encoded in a genomic region of Magnolia sinica isolate HGM2019 chromosome 1, MsV1, whole genome shotgun sequence:
- the LOC131237638 gene encoding probable terpene synthase 11, with protein MAGLINSLLSPSPPTARLQLQKWCHPSSLGHSWRRNLTVHTQASSHTLHPNYNLFNSLPHERMAPASHPDTNTTRIEELKEEAAKKLIKEPYDPTATMKLIDTLQRLGIAYHFQEEISAFFDLFSNSKDDHDLFLTSLAFRLLRQHSYNVPPSVFQKFMDKEGKFKESLRKDTWGLLSLYEASYLGRDGEDILSEAMEFSKGHLKTSVLSSKGHLVREIMHSLELPRHKRMVRLEARSYIEEYSKENGRDSGLLELAALDFNMVQSLHLRELDEILRWWRELGLVEKLSFARDRPLECYLWTVGMFWEPHFSKCRIELTKAIAILLVVDDMYDSYGPLDELVLFTNAIQRWDLGAMEHLPEYMKICYMALYNTTNETGYRVLKEHGWSITHHLRRTWLDIFDAFLVEAKWCSKGYVPTLEDYLENGVTTGGTYMALVHAFFLIGQDMTVESVDFLDPYPKIFSCSGRILRLWDDLGTSRDEQERGDVASSMECYMRENGVSSDENARKHVRRLIHNLWQELNGELLAQTPIPSAITEACLNLSRTAQIIYQHGDDDRLFGVEDHIQSLIVKPIMLHDIFIGPESAFHIE; from the exons ATGGCTGGCTTGATAAACTCCCTTCTCTCACCATCTCCACCAACGGCTCGTCTTCAACTTCAGAAATGGTGCCACCCTTCTTCACTTGGCCACTCATGGAGGAGAAATCTCACCGTCCATACTCAAGCAAGCTCTCATACCTTACATCCAAACTACAACTTATTCAACTCTCTCCCTCATGAACGCATG GCCCCAGCCTCCCACCCCGACACCAACACCACACGGATTGAAGAATTGAAGGAAGAAGCCGCAAAGAAATTAATTAAAGAACCGTATGATCCAACCGCTACAATGAAATTGATCGATACGCTTCAACGGTTGGGAATTGCTTACCATTTCCAAGAGGAGATCAGTGCATTTTTTGACCTTTTTTCCAACAGCAAAGATGACCACGACCTCTTCCTCACATCTCTTGCCTTTAGACTGCTAAGACAACATTCATACAACGTGCCACCCA GTGTATTTCAAAAATTCATGGACAAAGAAGGGAAATTCAAGGAGTCCTTAAGGAAAGACACTTGGGGGTTGTTGAGTCTCTATGAAGCTTCCTACTTGGGTAGAGATGGCGAAGACATACTATCAGAAGCCATGGAATTCTCAAAGGGGCACCTTAAAACATCAGTCCTAAGTTCAAAAGGGCACCTTGTTAGAGAAATTATGCATTCCTTGGAGCTTCCTAGACACAAGAGGATGGTAAGGTTGGAAGCTAGGAGTTACATTGAGGAGTATAGCAAGGAAAATGGAAGGGACTCAGGTCTCCTAGAACTAGCAGCTTTGGATTTCAACATGGTCCAATCACTACACCTAAGGGAGTTGGATGAGATACTAAG GTGGTGGAGGGAGTTGGGTCTTGTAGAGAAGCTGAGCTTCGCTCGAGATCGGCCATTAGAGTGCTACCTGTGGACCGTGGGGATGTTCTGGGAGCCCCACTTCTCGAAGTGCCGGATCGAACTGACCAAAGCCATTGCTATCTTGCTAGTCGTTGATGACATGTATGACAGCTATGGACCGTTGGATGAACTAGTCCTCTTCACCAATGCAATTCAAAG ATGGGATCTTGGTGCGATGGAGCACCTTCCTGAGTACATGAAAATATGTTACATGGCCTTGTACAACACAACCAATGAGACAGGCTACAGAGTCCTCAAAGAACATGGTTGGAGTATCACACACCACCTAAGAAGAACG TGGTTAGATATATTTGATGCATTTCTAGTGGAAGcaaaatggtgtagcaagggATATGTGCCCACACTAGAAGATTATCTAGAGAATGGAGTGACCACTGGTGGGACATACATGGCATTAGtccatgctttctttctcataGGGCAAGATATGACCGTTGAAAGTGTGGACTTCCTTGATCCCTATCCCAAGATCTTCTCTTGCTCGGGGCGGATCCTTCGACTTTGGGATGATCTAGGAACATCAAGG GACGAGCAAGAACGCGGCGATGTTGCTTCAAGCATGGAATGTTACATGCGAGAGAACGGTGTTTCTTCAGACGAGAATGCCCGAAAACATGTTCGGCGATTAATTCATAACTTATGGCAGGAGCTCAACGGGGAATTGCTTGCTCAGACTCCAATTCCTTCAGCCATAACAGAAGCTTGCCTAAACCTCTCCAGAACTGCCCAAATCATTTATCAGCATGGAGATGATGATAGACTTTTTGGGGTGGAAGATCACATCCAGTCGTTGATCGTCAAGCCTATTATGCTTCATGATATCTTCATTGGGCCTGAGTCGGCCTTTCACATCGAATGA